The Ficedula albicollis isolate OC2 chromosome 9, FicAlb1.5, whole genome shotgun sequence DNA window ATTGACACATAATCCCATGGTCAGGATGATGGGGGAAAAATAGTCCTTTCACatccatttttcccatttgcgATTTAGACTTCAGTGTTTTCATGGAAATGGAGTTTAAATAGAAACTGGATTCAAACAGGTGGTTCTTCTCTAACTCAGGAATTCCGTTTCTGAAATGGTCCAACAGGTACCtcaaaggtttttttgctgGCACCCTCTTGATTTAATACTTGAAATGGTTTGAAAATTGTGGAGCAGCAGTGATCCACTGTTAgatgagctgggagggaggtgtGTGCATCTCACTGAAATGCTGACCGTTTGCCTTTCCCAGGAGAGAGCgagggacagctgtgctgtaGATATGtggaattttctattttttttaccAGGTacagctaacaaaaaaaaagagctacaAAAAGACCCTCATCACAAATCTCTTCGGTATTCAGAGGACCTGTAGAGTAAGGAAAACAGTCCAGACTAGGGTAACTCTCATGTAGAAATAGCAGTTCTTATTTAGAAACAAAGTATTGATGGGCAGTGATACATCGAAATGCAACAAtttgctgggagaggagagtCTGCTTGACCTGTGGGCATTCTAGAGAAGTTTCAGGAAGTGATGGAAGAACCTGCAGTGCAAAAGAAGTTTCTGCACTTAAGAACATTCTGCAAGCTGCAGGAATTCTACTCATATTTTTGTTAGTTCAGGTTGACGATTAACTGTCATTAAATGCTTAATGTTCTTTTAGGTGTTTTTGCTCCATTTAAACAGTTGTTCATGGGTCCTcatgagaaaggaaatgaagcGGAGCTGATAttggaaactttttttctttttaaaggcagaaagTGAGAAGCTCAGGAGTAGGTGGAGGATCAGGGACTGCTTTATCTGTTAGTTGTTGGAAATTAATCTGGTTAAGATCTAGCACTTGGATAATCAAAGTACAAACCTATATAGACTCTCTGCCACTTTCAAGCTGATAATAAatgttctgtatttatttaacttGTCCTGGAGTTGGAATAATGCTCTTTCTGAATTGCTGCATTCAGAAAACTGAGAATGCCCTGGGAATAAACTTTCTAACGCACACGAAGTTCAGCAAGCAGTGAGCAACTCTGCACTGggctttgttttccagattttctgcCTAAAATACAGAGATTAATGTGACTGAGGTTCATAATCTCAGTAAGTGTCCCCTTGGGATATTGCAGTAGGTACTAAGCATAAGATACTTTGCAAGTCTCTGGTTATTTCTGCTCTTGCCAGGTCTCTTGCAACTTTGGCACTTTAGGTCAGGCAGTGTTCAGGTTTCATGAATCAGTAAACTGGAAACAGTCTTTTGAGGAACTGTGTGTCAGCAGGAAGTTTGTCTGCGTGGAGAATTTTAAGTGTGGAGAGCAATCAACCAGAATTTAGTCAAGCACTTACCCACTTCATATGTGTTTGTGCTTTACTCAATTAGGATCATATTGAAATGCAACTCTGtaacagctgcaaaaaaaaaaaaataaaatatatatataattcttGTCTCCATCCCCACCAAAATCTAATCTGCTAGAATATTGATAAAATCTGGTACTTGGTGATCTGCATGGCTGAGACAGCTGATCCCCCTCTCCTTCATTTGATAGATATGGTCTCTCCAACTTGGATACGACGACGCTCGAGGGAACACCAGATGACATGACAGTTGTAGATGCGGCCTCCTTAAGAAGACAGGTATGTAAAACAGTACAAAAACATTAGGACAAAGCTGTAGTGGTAAAAACAGGGAGGGGGTTTTCTCTATGACTACAAAAGTACCCAAAATAGGCAAGGCAAAGgctcctctctgtgcctctgctggaCTGCCCTCACGTATCATGTATTGTTCTGGGAGTCTGGAGAAACTCACTCAGTTTCTGTTCCTAAATAATAGGGACTGCAGGATCTGGTCACTACTGATTGAAGACAGAAAGTCAAATTATCAACTATTATTTAACATCCATCTGTTTGAGATACTAATTTTACATGGTTATTCAAAGCTTATAGAAAGTATAGCaacttttaatgaaatattaaaagcctttatttgtttttagaTAATCAAACTTAATCGCCGtctccagctcctggaagaAGAGAACAAAGAGCGTGCTAAGAGGGAAATGATCATGTATTCCATTACTGTAGCTTTCTGGCTACTCAATAGCTGGCTTTGGTTTCGGCGCTAGACACAGCTCTCAGAAAGATTTACTAGTGGAAAACATAAACAATTTGCAAAATtccttgtttctgtttctgattGTATGCTGTTTTTTAATGAATACACTGGAAACTTCCACCACAGATAAAGGCTCTAGAATTGCAGTGTTAAAGGGACACCTTGTTCAGTTATAACATATTTAATAGATTTGCATTGCAAATGCTGCAGTATCCTCCTTTGCATGCTTCTGTGTAAACATGGACCAGCCCATGGGGAGCCTGCTTCATGCAGTGTGAGTGGTCTCCAGGACTGActgggggttttgttgtggAGTGAAGAGAGAACAAATGGAATGGGTTTGGAAAAAAAGGctaacaaaaaacaaaggaataaaaagtcatttttattgttctgttGTTAGATGCAATTAAAAAATTGCACTAGTTTTCCTTTAGTCTAAGTAGTTTTGAGGTGTGCCATAATCAAGGAATGTGTCCTGTTTCATGAGTATGTTCCTTGTTTAAGTACGTGTTCAGGTTcaataataaaaggaaatctTTGCTAACATGCAGATTGTCCAGAGGTGtgtaatatgtattttttttaggttaattttgcagatgtttttctatgaattacatttttaagcaAGTTAGTCTGTGAGTGATCAAAATATTATGGAGTACAAGATTTTGGTGTATCTTTAATAAAACTCTCTCAAAAAAGtcccaaccccaaaccattGTTTAATATCATTTTAAGAGAATTTATTTGAAACTTTATGTAAACTATTAGTCTTTGAAGCAAGTAGTAGCAGTGGCCTGAACAGCTCCAAAGCAGCAGGTGGGCATGTGCCAGCCCAATgcaggctgccagccctgcagtttGTGGCGCTGGTCtcaggctgtgtgctggggatggggaccagcctgggctgctctgatccCAGGCTCAGTTTAAATATCCCCTGCTCAGCCTTGGGCTCCACCTTGTTTGCCCGATGTGGTCACGGGGGTGCTGAGCgagctccctgcaggctggcGGCTTCATGGCCCGGCGCGGCTGCAGCAGCCGAGctcctgcgggggggggggggggggggggggggggggggggggggggggggggggggggggggggggggggggggggggggggggggggggggggggggggggggggggggggggggggggggggggggggggggggggggggggggggggggggggggggggggggggggggggggggggggggggggggggggggggggggggggggggggggggggggggggggggggggagcgcgGAGCAACTCCTGCCACTGAGCGAGCCCGGCAGTGACACCGCAGCGCTGCTCACAGGGAGCCTTCCTGAGCACAGCGGGACCCTTTCGGGCTGTGGAGGGGCACGGCGGGTGAAGAGATGGTGAAGCACGGCGGCTGCAGAGAAGGAGCCGCGGGCTGTTTGAGCGCTGTCCTCGCTGCCCCCGCAGCACAGAAGCtccagtgccagggctgtctCTGCACACGGGACCCCGGGCGGTGCCGGGCTGCGCACGGGGCAtgggcagtgccctgggaaGGACGGGGCATCCCCGGAGCAGCAGCATGAGAACGCCTGAGGATTTGGATACAAGtgctgcaggaatgctgctCTCATCCATTTCCCGCGCTGTGGGGTCAGAGGCGCTCAGTGTGTGGCTGCTGCGCTGCTGAACAGGCTGCTGTACCTGCTTCCTTGGCTTCTCCCACACGGCTGTGGCAGATGTGGCATATGGTCCTTCTGAGCTTTGTTTACTGTGTTCTGTGACTACATCGGGGCGTTTGCTGTGCATGTTTTCTTACCGTGAATGTTGAAGCGTGTGCCTTTGTCTTTTAGTAAAGACGATAAAAAGGGCCAGACCTGCTTTgcacattttctgcattttcatgaGTTTTGTACCATGACCTTTGCACTGAAGGTGTACTGTATGAACTCTGATGGTGCAAATGAGGGCTGAGATGTAACTGTATAGGCGatagtaaaaaataaagcttctttTAAGTGCATAAAACCGGACCTTGTCTTGCACGTGGGAatggaactgaaaaaaagatttcCGAACGCCGCTACCTGAGGGGCCGCCCGTGGGGCATGTTCGGCGAGCGCCGCTGTCCCGGCACCGGCTGCGGGCTCCCCGGTCAcaccgcgggggggggggggggggcagcggcTGCGGGCTCCCCGGTCACACCGCGGGGCTGTCCCGGGACCCGCTGCGAGCTCCCCGGTCACACCGCGGGCTGAGGGTGTCACCCGAAGCGTCCCAAGCCGGAGCCGGCGCTGTAGCTGCCCGGCCCCCGCCCTATCCCTGTCCCGGGGGCCGGGGCGCCGGCGGCGGCCGCAGACccgggcccggggggggggggggggggggggggggggggggggggggggggggggggggggggggggggggggggggggggggggggggggggggggggggggggggggggggggggggggggggggggggggggggggggggggggggggggggggggggggggggggggggggggggggggggggggggggggggggggggggggggggggggggggggggggggggggggggggggggggggggggggggggggggggggggggggggggggggggggggggggggggggggggggggggggggggggggggggggggggggggggggggggggggggggggggggggggggggggggggggggggggggggggggggggggggggggggggggggggggggggggggggggggggggggggggggggggggggggggggggggggggggggggggggggggggggggggggggggggggggggggggggggggggggggggggggggggggggggggggggggggggggggggggggggggggggggggggggggggggggggggggggggggggggggggggggggggggggggggggggggggggggggggggcgggacgGGCGGGCAGGGCTCGGAGAAGGGGTGCGATGGGTCCCAAGAAGGGGGAAATCAGAACGGTTAGGCCCCATCTGGTCATGCTTCGGAGCAGAATGGGTTGAGCTCCGCAGGTTGGCATAGCCCGGGTTGAACGGGGCAGGCAGACGGGGATGCGGAACCGACAGTGTCTGACCCCGGAATTTAAATGCTGGGTTTGGTATTCAAGCTCAATTTCATGTCTCGTCCCCTTTCCAAAGCCGCGGGGCGGGTACCGCGTTCTGTTCCTGAGCTGGTTCCCTTCCCGCGCCCGCAGGTCCGAGAAGCCCAACTGGGATTACCACGCCGAGATCCAGGCCTTCAGCCACCGGGTGCAGGAAAACTTCGCCCTGGACCTTCTAAAGACTGCGTTTGTTAACCCCTGCTACATCGAAAGCGAGGAGGCGAGGCGCcggcagctggggctggacaaggaCGCGGTCGCCCTTCAGCTCCAGGACAACAGCGGTCTGGCGGAGCGGGGGCTGCGCTTCGCCCGCGCTTACCTGGCGCAGTGCTTTGAAGGCGCCTACCCAGAGTTACCGGCAAAGGGCATAGAAGCATTGGTCAGTTTTCTTACCAGTCAGGAACTTGTCTCTTATGTGGCTCAAAACCTGTCCGTACAGGACCTGGCGCTTTGCAGGGATTTTCCTGCCCCACCAGACGTGCTGCAGAGGACGTTCCTCGCCGTGATAGGAgccctgctggaaagcagcgGGCCCGAGAGAGCCGGCATCTTTGTCAGGGTAGGTTCGTTAAATGAGGGTTTGTACCTGGATGGGGAGAGATCCAGGGAGGTTAGCAGAAGTTTGACAATACCTGTAACAAAACAATTTAACATTGAGATCTGTCGGTGGTTTTAGCAGCTGTTGTTTCAGTCATccttttcacttatttttagttttgcaATGGAGAAGTGTTTGTTAAAATGTTCTTCCTGATACAAGACCATTGAGAGGTGTCTGTAAGAGCAAGGAGCTGTTTGCAGACAGGAGAGTGATCCATGTGGGTTTGCACATTCCCTTGCAttgtcacagcttctctgccgTCACAGCTCATccctcaggctggagctgtccctTCTCTGGGTCTGGGGCTGACTGCCCCGGGCACAAATCTGTCTGTGGCTAAACCACAACCAGAGACTCCAAGCACTGGGTTGGGGCACTGAGGCAGTTTTATCATTCATTTCAGCAATTCACCTTcagttattttctcttcataAAGTATTTTCATTGGGAACATCACAATTTCAAGGCATTAACTGTAACTTCTAAATATTCTTGTTTAGGACTTTTTTATTCCCCAGctgattggaaaagacctgttTGAGATCTGGGAAGTAGTAAATCCTATGGGCTTACTGCTGGAAGAACTGACCAAGAGGAATATCTCTGCTCCAGAACCAAGAATTACCAGGCAGCTGGGAGTCAACACGGTTCTGCCAGTCTACTTTGTTGGGTTGTACTGGTTAGtgcaatattaatttaaatttaaagttaAATGGGTTTAATTGGaggagtgggaaggagggaagatgGTCTTTTACTTTTCTACTCGTGCTTTTTGATCAAGCTGTTCCAGAAAAGAAACCTGATAGTGACTTCCATATAAAATGAGCCATTTAAGCATTGGCCATAGCTCACTGTGGTGATACATAAATGGTCTCTGATTCAGGGCTCCAAAGGCTGAATGGGGTGCACCAAAGAGCCTGGGTGTGTTGTGAGTGACCTGACACAGGAACTTTGGGAACAGCATAACTGCATGGCTTTGGAGGGACCACAGCTGTATCCAGGGCTTAGGCAAGCATAGACATCAAAGAGGGTAGGATGAAAGAGAGACTCATTTTAAGTTCCAGAGAAgctttgaagttttaaaatcagCACTGTAAAGTGTGCCATAGCAGTGTCTGTGTCCAGGCACGACTGAGGAAGTGCCAGTTGTCCCTGGTGCATCTGTGTCCAGTGTGATCAGTGCTTGTCTCCATCCAGTGCTCAGGAGTGACatcctgctgtggggcaggacagCATCCACATCACTGCTGCTTTCCTAAAGGAGCTGCAGATGAACACATGGGAAAGCTGCCTTAACTTGTTCTGCT harbors:
- the MRPL44 gene encoding 39S ribosomal protein L44, mitochondrial, yielding MRNRQCLTPEFKCWVWYSSSISCLVPFPKPRGGYRVLFLSWFPSRARRSEKPNWDYHAEIQAFSHRVQENFALDLLKTAFVNPCYIESEEARRRQLGLDKDAVALQLQDNSGLAERGLRFARAYLAQCFEGAYPELPAKGIEALVSFLTSQELVSYVAQNLSVQDLALCRDFPAPPDVLQRTFLAVIGALLESSGPERAGIFVRDFFIPQLIGKDLFEIWEVVNPMGLLLEELTKRNISAPEPRITRQLGVNTVLPVYFVGLYCDKKILAEGPGETLLAAEEEAARVALRKLYGYTENRRPWDYSTPKQGLAAEKAISSN